TTCCCACCATTACATTTTCGTTGGGGATTTGAGTCCGGAAATTGAGACAGAGACCCTGAGGGAGGCTTTTGCACCCTTTGGAGAAATTTCCAATTGTCGCATTGTGCGCGATCCGCAAACATTGAAATCCAAGGGATGTGCCTTTGTGTCGTTCGTGAAGAAGGCTGAAGCTCAGAATGCCATTCAGTCGATGAATGGACAGTGGCTGGGCTCTAGGTCAATTCGTACCAACTGGAGCACCCGCAAACCACAACCACCGCGTGAAACGAGCAAGGGTATCAAGGGTGGTAAGCCATCGTACGAAGAGATTTACAATCAGACCAGTCCAACAAATGCCACGGTGTACTGTGGAGGCTTTGCAGCCAATGTGATCAGCGAGGAGCTGGTGCACAAGCACTTTGGCCAATTTGGCGCCATTCAGGATATCAGGGTGTTCAAGGATAAGGGCTATGCCTTTATCAAATTCACCACAAAGGAAGCCGCAACGCATGCCATCGAAGCCACTCACAACACCGACATCAACGGACAGCCCGTCAAGTGCTTCTGGGGCAAGGAGAATG
This region of Phlebotomus papatasi isolate M1 unplaced genomic scaffold, Ppap_2.1 HiC_scaffold_599, whole genome shotgun sequence genomic DNA includes:
- the LOC129809322 gene encoding nucleolysin TIAR-like, with amino-acid sequence MDESQPKTLYVGNFDNSVSEELLWSLFAQIDMVKNCKIIREPANDPYAFIEFTNHQSASTALTAMNKRLFLDKEMKVNWATSPGNQPKADTSSHHYIFVGDLSPEIETETLREAFAPFGEISNCRIVRDPQTLKSKGCAFVSFVKKAEAQNAIQSMNGQWLGSRSIRTNWSTRKPQPPRETSKGIKGGKPSYEEIYNQTSPTNATVYCGGFAANVISEELVHKHFGQFGAIQDIRVFKDKGYAFIKFTTKEAATHAIEATHNTDINGQPVKCFWGKEN